Proteins from one candidate division KSB1 bacterium genomic window:
- the glmM gene encoding phosphoglucosamine mutase, whose product MSQLMISISGVRGVIGEGLTPEIVIAFAQAFGTYCNGGRVVIGRDSRVSGPMLHGLVTGSLLATGCEVVDLGIAPTPTTQFATEKQHSAGGIILTASHNPVMWNGLKLLAPDGLFLDEAEGAKVNTLRVNGSYARKSWEQLGRLTSYSNAVGDHLQAVLSLPEINVEQIRRRRFKVVADCVNGAGGVIVPQLLEQLGCEAVYLNLEPHGRFPRNPEPMPENLGQLGRAVTAHHADLGLAVDPDADRLALVSEKGVPLGEEYTLALAVDFMLRRKRGKVVANVSTSRVLDDLAAKYGCPLERTKVGEINVARRMREVGAVIGGEGNGGVILPEVHLGRDAVVGIALILQHLSDAGMPLSELNRTLPQYTMCRRKLALPDKQKAAAVLQKLEEIYAHEQMDRLDGIKILRDRSWVQVRASNTEPILRVMSEAPTAEAAGHLCDEIMQALQQ is encoded by the coding sequence GTGTCTCAACTGATGATCAGCATCTCCGGCGTACGCGGGGTGATCGGCGAAGGATTGACCCCCGAAATTGTGATTGCCTTTGCGCAGGCCTTTGGAACTTATTGCAATGGCGGCCGTGTGGTTATCGGCCGTGATTCCCGCGTCTCCGGGCCCATGCTGCATGGCTTGGTTACCGGCAGCCTGCTCGCCACTGGCTGCGAAGTGGTCGACCTCGGTATTGCGCCCACGCCCACCACGCAATTCGCCACCGAGAAGCAGCACAGCGCGGGCGGCATCATTCTCACCGCCAGCCACAACCCGGTGATGTGGAACGGCCTCAAGCTGCTTGCGCCCGACGGCCTGTTTCTCGATGAAGCGGAGGGCGCGAAAGTCAACACTCTGCGCGTCAACGGCAGCTACGCGCGCAAAAGCTGGGAACAACTCGGCCGGCTGACCAGCTACAGCAATGCCGTGGGGGATCATTTGCAGGCCGTGCTCAGCCTGCCGGAGATCAATGTCGAACAAATCCGCCGCCGCCGGTTTAAAGTGGTGGCGGATTGCGTGAATGGCGCCGGTGGTGTCATTGTGCCGCAACTGCTGGAACAGCTTGGCTGCGAGGCGGTGTATCTCAATCTCGAGCCGCATGGCCGCTTTCCGCGCAATCCCGAACCGATGCCGGAAAATCTCGGGCAGCTTGGCCGTGCCGTTACGGCGCATCATGCCGATCTCGGTCTGGCGGTGGATCCCGATGCCGATCGCCTGGCCCTGGTCTCCGAAAAGGGTGTGCCGCTGGGGGAGGAATACACCCTGGCGCTCGCGGTCGATTTCATGCTGCGCCGCAAGCGCGGCAAAGTGGTGGCCAATGTTTCCACCTCGCGCGTGCTGGATGATCTGGCGGCGAAATACGGCTGCCCGCTGGAGCGCACCAAAGTGGGCGAGATCAACGTTGCCAGGCGCATGCGCGAAGTGGGTGCCGTGATCGGCGGCGAGGGCAACGGCGGCGTGATTTTGCCGGAGGTGCATCTCGGCCGCGATGCAGTGGTGGGCATTGCGCTCATCCTGCAACATCTCAGCGACGCCGGGATGCCGCTTAGTGAGCTCAACCGCACCCTGCCGCAATATACCATGTGCCGCAGGAAGCTGGCGTTGCCCGACAAGCAGAAGGCCGCGGCTGTTCTGCAAAAGCTCGAGGAGATTTATGCCCACGAGCAAATGGACCGGCTCGACGGCATCAAGATCCTGCGGGACCGCTCCTGGGTGCAGGTGCGCGCCTCGAACACCGAACCGATTTTGCGCGTGATGTCGGAGGCGCCAACGGCGGAGGCCGCCGGGCATTTGTGTGATGAGATCATGCAGGCCCTGCAGCAGTGA
- a CDS encoding phosphomannomutase/phosphoglucomutase, which produces MSSTIFREYDIRGIAATDLIDENVTLIGKAFATWMLAQGRKRLVVGRDLRLSSGRLRDALVPAMLGCGADIIDIGVVPTPTQYFAIIHCQADGGVMITGSHNPREYNGFKMSKGLRADDGAISVGAVYGQDIQQLYQIIRSGQFASGRGRLETSDLTPAYIAAIKQRVTLHKPLKIVVDPGNGCGALFAPQLWEDLGCEVVRLYCEPDGNFPNHLPDPTVMKYIKDLREKVVAEKADLGIGYDGDADRMGIIDNLGRPIFADKLLALFARDTLTRHPGATIVFDVKCSQALPEMIEKAGGKPLMWKTGHSLLKAKMKEVHSPLAGEMSGHIFFGDGYYGFDDAIFGSGRLMQILTRDGRTMAELHDEVPAFVSTPEIRIEASDEDKFYIVADLVAHFKKSYPVIDIDGARVLFGDGWGLVRASNTQPVLVMRFEAKTQERLAEIADIFKRKLREYPAVKFSGEDFQVA; this is translated from the coding sequence ATCAGCAGCACGATCTTCCGCGAATACGATATTCGCGGCATTGCAGCAACCGATCTCATCGACGAAAACGTGACACTCATTGGCAAAGCCTTCGCCACCTGGATGCTGGCACAGGGGCGCAAGCGGCTGGTGGTCGGCCGCGATCTGCGCCTGTCTTCCGGGCGGTTGCGTGATGCGCTGGTGCCGGCCATGCTGGGCTGCGGCGCCGACATCATCGACATTGGCGTCGTGCCCACGCCCACGCAGTACTTCGCCATCATTCATTGCCAGGCGGACGGCGGGGTCATGATTACCGGCAGCCACAATCCCCGCGAGTACAACGGCTTCAAAATGTCCAAAGGCCTGCGCGCGGACGACGGCGCCATCAGCGTCGGCGCGGTGTATGGCCAGGATATTCAGCAACTCTATCAGATTATCCGCTCCGGGCAATTCGCCTCGGGCCGCGGCCGGCTGGAGACCAGCGATCTCACGCCGGCGTACATTGCCGCCATCAAACAGCGTGTCACGCTCCACAAGCCGCTCAAGATTGTGGTGGATCCCGGCAACGGCTGCGGCGCCCTGTTTGCCCCGCAACTGTGGGAAGATCTGGGGTGTGAGGTGGTGCGGCTTTATTGCGAGCCGGACGGCAATTTCCCCAATCACCTGCCTGATCCCACAGTGATGAAGTACATCAAAGATCTGCGTGAAAAAGTCGTCGCCGAAAAAGCCGACCTCGGCATCGGCTATGACGGCGACGCCGATCGCATGGGCATCATCGACAATCTCGGCCGTCCCATTTTCGCGGACAAGCTCCTCGCCCTGTTTGCGCGCGACACTCTCACCCGCCATCCCGGCGCGACCATCGTGTTCGATGTCAAATGCAGCCAGGCGCTGCCGGAAATGATCGAGAAAGCCGGCGGCAAACCGCTGATGTGGAAGACCGGCCACTCGCTGCTGAAGGCCAAAATGAAGGAAGTGCATTCCCCGCTGGCCGGCGAAATGAGCGGCCACATCTTCTTTGGCGACGGCTATTATGGCTTCGACGACGCCATCTTCGGCAGCGGCCGCCTGATGCAAATTCTCACGCGCGACGGCCGCACCATGGCGGAGCTGCACGACGAGGTGCCGGCGTTCGTCTCCACCCCGGAGATTCGCATCGAAGCCTCCGATGAAGACAAATTCTACATCGTTGCCGACCTGGTCGCGCATTTCAAAAAGAGTTATCCCGTCATTGACATCGACGGCGCGCGCGTGCTGTTCGGCGACGGCTGGGGGCTGGTGCGTGCCTCCAACACCCAGCCGGTGCTGGTCATGCGCTTCGAAGCGAAGACGCAGGAGCGTCTGGCGGAAATCGCCGACATTTTCAAAAGGAAATTGCGCGAATATCCGGCGGTGAAATTTTCCGGGGAGGATTTTCAAGTCGCGTGA
- the prmC gene encoding peptide chain release factor N(5)-glutamine methyltransferase — translation MRVSLANTNKKAGAPARDRQHAVAAAAAFPCPLQLDLPLPQLIRHLTTVFQHEGLPAPQSEAEWLLAGLLKIKRSALYEDHDRCLTLPQQQTAREFVHRRLQREPLPYILRSWEFYGLKFEVNPAVLIPRPETELLVEKVIALARPRAGARILDLGTGSGCIAITLAAHLPQAQIVALDNSAAALATARRNAQRHQMAARLDFRLADMCDPGAFSAGEQFDFVVSNPPYILWKERDTLQPEIREYEPATALFVQEGLEYYRCIVTFCQTHLAAGGWVACEMASPRHAQIAALFREGHFAKLEILTDYAGRPRHVIAQTQNGGSG, via the coding sequence GTGCGGGTGTCGCTCGCCAACACGAACAAGAAGGCCGGTGCGCCAGCGCGCGACCGGCAGCACGCAGTGGCCGCTGCCGCCGCGTTTCCCTGTCCCCTGCAGTTGGATTTGCCCCTGCCCCAACTCATTCGTCACCTCACCACGGTCTTCCAGCATGAAGGGTTGCCCGCACCACAGTCCGAAGCGGAATGGCTGCTGGCGGGCCTGCTCAAAATCAAGCGCTCCGCTCTTTATGAAGATCACGACCGCTGTCTCACGCTGCCGCAGCAGCAGACGGCGCGTGAGTTTGTGCACCGCCGGCTGCAGCGTGAACCGCTGCCGTACATTTTGCGGTCGTGGGAATTCTACGGCCTAAAGTTCGAGGTCAATCCCGCGGTTTTGATCCCGCGGCCGGAGACCGAGCTGTTGGTGGAAAAAGTCATCGCACTGGCGCGGCCGCGGGCCGGCGCGCGCATCCTCGACCTCGGAACCGGCTCGGGTTGCATCGCCATCACGCTGGCGGCGCATCTGCCACAAGCGCAAATCGTTGCCCTCGACAACTCGGCGGCGGCGCTCGCCACCGCCCGGCGCAACGCGCAGCGCCATCAGATGGCGGCACGCCTCGACTTCCGCCTGGCGGACATGTGTGATCCCGGCGCGTTTTCCGCCGGCGAGCAGTTCGATTTTGTCGTTTCCAATCCGCCCTACATCCTCTGGAAGGAGCGTGACACACTGCAACCGGAAATCCGGGAGTATGAACCGGCCACCGCACTGTTTGTGCAGGAGGGATTGGAATACTACCGTTGTATTGTGACGTTTTGCCAGACGCACCTGGCGGCCGGCGGCTGGGTGGCCTGTGAAATGGCCAGCCCACGCCACGCCCAAATTGCAGCACTCTTTCGGGAAGGTCACTTCGCGAAGCTGGAGATTCTCACGGATTATGCCGGGAGGCCCCGCCACGTCATCGCGCAAACACAGAATGGAGGTTCAGGGTGA
- the prfA gene encoding peptide chain release factor 1 — protein sequence MLARLDKLESRFAELNELLSRPEVVANPRRLREVAKERTELEAIVAKYHAYKALQHSIADNRRLLEESDDRELRELAAAELQELEARLPALEEELKLLLVPRDPADARNAIMEIRAGTGGDEAGLFAGDLYRMYTRFAERQGWQVEVLSSNAQGIGGFKEIIFQITGTGAYGKLKYEGGVHRVQRVPITEQSGRIHTSAASVAVLPEAEEVDIAINPNDLRIDVFRSSGPGGQSVNTTDSAVRITHLPSGLVVQCQDEKSQLKNKNKALRVLRSRLLEMKQSEERARIDSARKQMVGSGDRSDKIRTYNFPQNRVTDHRIGLTVYRLEEVLDGNLEEFIEQLALAERSEKLKQEV from the coding sequence ATGCTGGCCCGACTTGATAAATTGGAAAGCCGATTTGCCGAATTGAATGAACTGCTGAGCCGCCCCGAGGTGGTTGCCAACCCCAGGCGTTTGCGGGAAGTGGCGAAGGAGCGCACCGAACTCGAAGCCATTGTCGCGAAATATCACGCCTACAAGGCGCTGCAGCACAGCATTGCCGACAACCGCCGGTTGCTGGAAGAAAGTGACGATCGTGAACTGCGTGAGCTGGCGGCGGCAGAATTGCAGGAGCTGGAGGCCCGGCTGCCGGCACTGGAGGAAGAGCTCAAACTTCTGCTCGTGCCGCGTGACCCGGCTGATGCGCGCAACGCCATCATGGAAATCCGCGCCGGCACCGGCGGGGACGAGGCCGGCTTGTTTGCCGGTGATCTCTATCGCATGTACACCCGTTTCGCCGAACGCCAGGGCTGGCAGGTGGAGGTGCTTTCCAGCAATGCCCAGGGCATCGGCGGCTTCAAGGAAATCATCTTTCAGATCACCGGCACGGGGGCCTACGGCAAGCTGAAATATGAAGGCGGCGTGCATCGCGTCCAGCGGGTGCCCATCACCGAGCAGAGCGGCCGCATTCACACCTCCGCCGCCAGTGTGGCGGTTCTGCCGGAGGCCGAGGAGGTTGACATCGCGATCAACCCGAACGATTTGCGCATCGATGTCTTCCGTTCCTCCGGGCCGGGCGGGCAGAGCGTGAACACCACCGATTCCGCGGTGCGCATCACCCATCTTCCCAGCGGGCTGGTGGTGCAATGCCAGGACGAAAAGTCACAGCTCAAGAACAAGAACAAGGCGCTGCGGGTGTTGCGCTCGCGGCTTTTGGAAATGAAACAAAGCGAAGAGCGGGCGCGCATCGACAGTGCACGGAAACAAATGGTGGGCAGCGGTGACCGCAGTGACAAGATTCGCACGTACAATTTCCCGCAAAATCGCGTCACCGATCACCGCATCGGTTTGACGGTCTACCGCCTCGAGGAGGTGCTCGACGGCAACCTCGAGGAATTCATCGAACAGCTCGCGCTCGCCGAGCGTTCGGAAAAGCTCAAGCAGGAAGTGTGA
- a CDS encoding DUF1385 domain-containing protein, whose product MADSQLMVGGQAVIEGVMMRTPEMVSVACRRADGAIMVWKKPYRSLLARYKILAWPIFRGAVVLLEALVLGLQALTYSGDLAELDAQPARNNKRLRPGQPRPGLQKLKMGLTLAVTLALGLALFFYLPLVLTDLTGARSGFWFNLIDGLIRMAFFLGYVVLIARLREIQRVFQYHGAEHKSIFNHEANLELTPANAARFSRFHPRCGTSFLLLVMIVSILVFMLLGRPETVGERLVRLLFIPVIGGISYELIRLSAVGYHHSCWRALIAPGLWLQRLTTREPDAAQLEVAIVALQAALGRDVTALPNVVVDSGQALSAKPA is encoded by the coding sequence ATGGCGGACAGTCAACTCATGGTCGGGGGGCAGGCGGTCATCGAGGGGGTGATGATGCGCACGCCGGAGATGGTGAGCGTTGCATGCCGCCGTGCGGATGGCGCAATCATGGTTTGGAAAAAGCCCTACCGCTCGCTGCTGGCACGTTACAAAATTCTCGCCTGGCCGATTTTTCGTGGTGCCGTGGTGTTGTTGGAAGCGCTGGTGCTCGGCCTGCAAGCTTTGACCTATTCCGGCGATCTCGCCGAGCTGGATGCCCAGCCCGCGCGCAACAACAAGCGCCTGCGACCCGGCCAACCCCGGCCCGGCTTGCAAAAACTCAAAATGGGGCTGACGCTGGCGGTGACCCTCGCGCTGGGGCTGGCGCTTTTCTTTTATCTGCCGCTGGTGCTGACCGATCTGACCGGCGCGCGTTCCGGCTTCTGGTTCAACCTCATCGATGGCCTGATTCGCATGGCTTTCTTTTTGGGGTATGTGGTTTTGATAGCGCGTCTGCGGGAAATCCAGCGGGTCTTCCAGTATCATGGCGCCGAACATAAAAGCATCTTCAACCATGAAGCGAATCTCGAACTGACCCCGGCCAATGCCGCACGCTTCTCACGTTTTCATCCCCGCTGTGGCACCAGCTTTCTGTTGCTCGTGATGATCGTGAGCATTCTGGTGTTCATGCTGCTCGGCCGCCCCGAAACCGTGGGTGAGCGGCTGGTGCGGCTGCTGTTCATCCCTGTAATCGGCGGGATTTCCTACGAGTTGATTCGCCTGTCTGCCGTGGGTTATCACCATTCCTGCTGGCGCGCCCTGATTGCGCCCGGATTGTGGTTGCAGCGCCTGACCACTCGCGAGCCGGATGCCGCCCAGTTGGAAGTCGCGATCGTTGCGCTGCAAGCCGCGCTCGGCCGGGATGTCACGGCGTTGCCAAACGTCGTCGTTGACAGCGGGCAGGCGTTGTCCGCCAAACCGGCCTGA
- the rpmE gene encoding 50S ribosomal protein L31, producing MKANIHPNYRLGTVTCACGNTFRVRSTVGDQRIEICSQCHPFFTGKQKLVDSAGRVEKFMKKYQSSSKGAATPA from the coding sequence ATGAAAGCAAACATCCATCCCAATTATCGTTTGGGTACGGTCACCTGTGCATGCGGCAATACCTTTCGGGTGCGCAGCACCGTCGGTGATCAGCGCATTGAAATCTGCTCGCAATGCCATCCTTTCTTCACCGGCAAACAGAAGTTGGTCGACTCCGCCGGCCGCGTCGAGAAATTCATGAAGAAATACCAGAGCTCATCCAAAGGCGCGGCAACCCCGGCATAG
- a CDS encoding methylated-DNA--[protein]-cysteine S-methyltransferase has protein sequence MQLVGHISEDVVMALYLGNLTAEDEQRLHRHVAECADCGREFALYREVLTGLEKLVQEMGGRQRAPLLRAAIKQTMRQRQIYYDLVPHPLTGPLWFASTAAGVCLAAFSEATPFEIEETLKAKQPEAWIIRDKKATAPIVAELRDYFQRRLTSFSAPIDWRFVPGGFTGRVLRLVSKIPYGQVYTYGEVAARLGNPRAVRAVGQALGANPIPIFIPCHRVVASDGKLGGFSAGTTIKRRLLELEGVRWPALTRQLDLFLPNENVKSTPFLGPDRCRTQRPRFRQAGAVAPRPVFFLVNPDLLQ, from the coding sequence ATGCAGCTTGTCGGCCATATCAGTGAAGACGTGGTGATGGCGTTGTATCTCGGCAATCTCACCGCCGAGGATGAACAGCGCCTGCACCGGCACGTGGCGGAGTGCGCCGATTGCGGGCGTGAGTTTGCGCTCTATCGCGAAGTGCTGACCGGGCTGGAGAAGCTGGTGCAGGAGATGGGAGGGCGGCAACGGGCGCCGTTGTTGCGCGCGGCCATCAAGCAAACGATGCGGCAGCGGCAGATTTACTATGATCTCGTGCCTCATCCGCTGACGGGCCCTCTGTGGTTCGCCAGCACGGCCGCGGGCGTGTGTCTGGCGGCGTTCTCCGAGGCCACCCCCTTCGAGATTGAAGAAACCTTGAAGGCGAAACAGCCCGAGGCCTGGATCATCCGCGACAAAAAGGCCACGGCTCCCATCGTCGCCGAGTTGCGCGATTATTTCCAGCGCCGCTTGACGAGCTTTTCCGCGCCGATCGACTGGCGTTTTGTGCCGGGTGGCTTTACCGGCCGGGTGTTGCGGCTGGTGAGCAAAATTCCCTACGGCCAGGTTTACACTTATGGCGAGGTGGCGGCGCGCCTGGGCAATCCCAGAGCCGTGCGCGCCGTGGGCCAGGCTTTGGGCGCGAATCCCATTCCGATCTTTATTCCCTGTCATCGCGTCGTGGCGAGCGATGGCAAACTCGGCGGTTTTTCCGCAGGCACGACAATCAAACGCCGGCTGCTGGAGTTGGAAGGAGTACGCTGGCCCGCTTTGACGCGGCAATTGGATCTTTTTTTGCCAAATGAGAACGTCAAGTCCACCCCGTTTTTGGGGCCTGATCGTTGCCGAACTCAACGCCCACGCTTTCGGCAGGCGGGGGCGGTTGCCCCGCGTCCAGTTTTTTTCCTGGTAAATCCAGACCTCCTTCAATAA
- a CDS encoding M1 family metallopeptidase, with protein MKASLEFRRGRVAVLFGLALSAVARPAVDGYPRQPAFDVWHYRLRLEFAEASDHIQGEATLAVIVRDAGDSTLHLNLKSMTVTQVLSGRQRLAFTPDAEGLTVTLPPHRRRGDTLAVTIAYHGVPQEGLVMRKNKFGRRVIFADNWPDYSRHWFPGIDHPSDKAAVDFHLTLPAHYTVVANGRLVAVTDAAPGMKVWHWRERAPIPTYCMVFGAAAFAVTHLPTTTGVPVAIYAYPEDAADVNLQLSRTAAMLEFFTNRFGVFPYEKLALVQAATRYGGMENAGAIFLAEQSFGKDREVEHTAAHEIAHQWFGDAVTPGDWHHLWLSEGFATYGTALFYEHIAGPAEYRAVLRDQRAGYLQAASRNPAPILDTTITDYRRLLSANNYAKAAWVLHMLRGVVGESHFGEGMRRYYSQFKHGTALSSDFQAVMEKVSGMDLAWFFAQWLQQPGHPELQVDWQWQPARRQVQVRIRQTQSGALFRLPLQVALQVKGREARHEQWIAEREVTFALPAQAAPEALVIDPEEKILMQVQVRKTGQL; from the coding sequence ATGAAAGCCAGCCTTGAATTCCGCCGCGGCCGGGTGGCGGTGCTTTTCGGCCTCGCCCTCTCTGCCGTGGCGCGGCCGGCGGTGGATGGATACCCGCGCCAGCCGGCCTTCGATGTTTGGCATTACCGCCTGCGCTTGGAGTTCGCCGAGGCCAGTGATCACATTCAGGGTGAGGCCACGCTCGCCGTCATCGTACGTGATGCCGGTGATTCGACCCTGCACCTGAATTTGAAAAGCATGACAGTCACGCAAGTGCTCAGTGGCAGGCAGAGGCTGGCATTCACACCCGATGCGGAGGGCCTCACGGTGACGCTGCCGCCCCACCGCCGGAGGGGCGACACGCTGGCGGTGACGATTGCCTATCACGGCGTGCCGCAGGAAGGTCTGGTGATGCGGAAGAACAAATTCGGCCGCCGGGTTATCTTTGCCGACAACTGGCCGGATTACAGCCGCCACTGGTTTCCGGGCATCGATCATCCTTCGGACAAGGCCGCGGTGGACTTTCACCTCACGCTGCCGGCGCATTACACAGTGGTGGCGAACGGCCGGCTGGTGGCGGTCACAGATGCCGCGCCCGGCATGAAAGTCTGGCACTGGCGCGAGCGCGCACCGATTCCAACTTATTGCATGGTGTTCGGCGCCGCGGCGTTTGCAGTGACGCATCTCCCCACCACCACCGGCGTGCCGGTGGCCATTTATGCCTATCCGGAAGACGCGGCTGACGTCAACCTTCAGCTCAGCCGGACAGCAGCGATGCTCGAGTTTTTCACCAACCGGTTCGGAGTTTTTCCCTATGAGAAGCTGGCGCTGGTGCAGGCCGCCACGCGCTACGGCGGCATGGAAAATGCCGGTGCCATTTTCCTCGCCGAGCAAAGTTTTGGCAAAGACCGCGAGGTGGAACACACCGCAGCCCATGAGATCGCCCATCAATGGTTCGGCGATGCCGTCACCCCGGGAGACTGGCATCATCTCTGGCTGAGTGAAGGGTTTGCCACCTACGGTACGGCTTTGTTCTATGAGCACATTGCCGGGCCGGCGGAATACCGTGCTGTCCTGCGGGATCAACGCGCCGGCTATTTGCAGGCCGCCTCACGCAACCCGGCACCCATACTCGATACTACCATCACGGATTACCGCCGCTTGCTCAGTGCAAACAACTACGCCAAAGCCGCGTGGGTGTTGCACATGCTGCGCGGCGTGGTGGGAGAGTCGCATTTTGGGGAGGGAATGCGACGCTATTATTCACAGTTCAAACATGGCACGGCGTTGTCCAGCGATTTTCAGGCGGTGATGGAGAAGGTCTCCGGCATGGACCTGGCGTGGTTCTTTGCACAGTGGCTGCAGCAGCCCGGCCACCCCGAGTTGCAGGTCGATTGGCAGTGGCAGCCGGCGCGGCGGCAGGTGCAAGTACGGATTCGGCAGACGCAAAGCGGTGCCCTGTTCCGCCTGCCGCTGCAGGTGGCGCTGCAGGTGAAGGGCCGGGAAGCACGTCATGAACAGTGGATCGCGGAACGGGAGGTGACCTTTGCGCTGCCCGCGCAAGCAGCGCCCGAGGCTCTGGTCATCGACCCGGAGGAAAAGATTCTGATGCAGGTGCAGGTGAGGAAAACCGGCCAACTGTGA
- a CDS encoding DUF1460 domain-containing protein — MFRRVTVLLSSVLWVVPAGAQPVSNGRFVIPDEVRLAPRALFVMSTAEIDTLIREVAARETSLTQRLAFFSERAKGTPYALFCLGEGPDAKYDRDPLIDFTRADCVTFTEQMLALAISRNYVEMFHNLQRIRYRNGEIDLRRRNHFTHADWVPNNAWLLHDVTAAVGGKYCRTMTKTINRRQLLRHLGVPDSELVDVPPPETMTIKYVPEQYLLAIQDSLRTGDIFSIIQKAPGIFSAHVGFLIRTDHGGLVARHASSRPRNRQVVDEPFAAMVQQLKANRKRVGMAFLRVHSGLQFVEPPATAVEKDESQP; from the coding sequence TTGTTCCGACGAGTGACGGTGCTGTTGAGCAGTGTCCTGTGGGTTGTGCCGGCTGGCGCGCAGCCGGTGTCCAATGGCCGCTTTGTCATCCCGGACGAGGTGCGGCTGGCACCCAGGGCATTATTTGTGATGTCGACTGCTGAAATCGATACTTTGATTCGGGAAGTGGCGGCGCGTGAAACCAGCCTGACGCAGCGCCTGGCTTTCTTCTCGGAACGGGCCAAGGGCACGCCTTATGCCCTCTTTTGCCTGGGCGAGGGCCCGGACGCCAAGTATGATCGTGATCCGCTGATCGACTTCACCCGCGCGGATTGCGTCACCTTCACCGAGCAGATGCTGGCCCTGGCCATCTCGCGGAATTACGTGGAGATGTTTCACAACCTGCAGCGCATTCGCTATCGCAACGGCGAGATCGATTTGCGCCGCCGCAATCATTTCACCCATGCTGACTGGGTGCCCAACAATGCCTGGCTGCTGCACGACGTCACCGCGGCGGTGGGCGGCAAGTACTGCCGCACGATGACCAAAACCATCAACCGGCGCCAACTCCTGCGCCATCTCGGCGTGCCCGACAGCGAGCTGGTTGACGTGCCGCCGCCCGAAACCATGACCATCAAATACGTTCCCGAGCAATACCTGCTCGCGATTCAGGACAGCCTGCGCACCGGCGACATCTTCAGCATCATCCAAAAAGCACCAGGCATTTTTTCGGCCCATGTGGGCTTTCTCATTCGCACGGACCATGGCGGGCTGGTGGCCCGGCATGCCTCCTCCCGGCCGCGCAACCGCCAGGTGGTGGATGAGCCCTTTGCCGCGATGGTGCAGCAACTCAAGGCGAATCGCAAGCGCGTGGGGATGGCTTTTCTGCGTGTCCATTCCGGATTGCAATTTGTCGAGCCGCCGGCAACAGCAGTCGAAAAAGATGAAAGCCAGCCTTGA
- the sppA gene encoding signal peptide peptidase SppA has translation MKIRLRRHKRPRLAVLHLEGVMSEEGDEPLPQRVHAALEDARHLRPRGLLVRINSPGGTVGATQEIYEALLRFREETKVPVIASLGEVAASGGIYVAMAAERVVANAGTITGSIGVIIQARNLSQLLGKVGVEMEVVKSGAFKDTLAIFRGITAEERQMLQDLINDSHEQFVETVVRGRKLAPEKVREFADGRVMTGRQALRCGLVDELGGFAAAVEAARHLAQLTEKPHLVEVGRTRKPWYERLTRRFLHQLDWEGVSPRLRGIPLYLMPR, from the coding sequence ATGAAGATACGATTGCGCCGGCATAAACGGCCGCGTCTGGCTGTGCTTCATCTCGAGGGTGTGATGAGTGAAGAGGGCGATGAGCCCCTGCCGCAGCGTGTGCATGCGGCGCTGGAGGACGCGCGCCATCTGCGGCCGCGCGGCCTGCTGGTGCGCATCAACTCGCCCGGGGGCACGGTGGGCGCAACCCAGGAGATTTACGAAGCGCTGTTGCGTTTCCGCGAAGAGACCAAAGTGCCGGTGATCGCCTCGCTCGGTGAAGTGGCGGCCTCCGGTGGCATCTATGTGGCGATGGCCGCCGAGCGCGTGGTCGCCAATGCCGGCACCATTACCGGCTCGATCGGAGTCATCATTCAAGCGCGCAACCTCAGCCAGCTTCTCGGCAAGGTGGGTGTCGAGATGGAAGTGGTGAAGTCGGGAGCATTCAAAGACACGCTGGCCATTTTTCGCGGCATCACCGCGGAGGAGCGCCAGATGCTGCAGGATTTGATCAATGACAGCCATGAACAGTTCGTCGAAACCGTTGTACGCGGCCGCAAGCTGGCGCCGGAGAAAGTGCGGGAATTTGCGGATGGCCGGGTGATGACCGGCCGTCAGGCGCTGCGCTGCGGTCTGGTGGATGAACTGGGCGGCTTCGCCGCCGCGGTGGAAGCGGCGCGGCATTTGGCGCAGCTCACCGAGAAGCCGCACCTGGTGGAGGTCGGGCGGACCCGCAAACCCTGGTATGAGCGCCTGACGCGCCGTTTTCTCCACCAACTCGACTGGGAGGGCGTCAGTCCCCGGCTGCGTGGCATCCCGCTTTACTTGATGCCGCGCTGA
- a CDS encoding ester cyclase — translation MCYVEPPCRGQSNFPQGRLVEMDSLSQEAQWAYTTMRGTHRGDFMGLAASGKKIEVKGVDIVRFANGKAVEHWGWNDDYTMMMQLGMLPAPGQEGKKQW, via the coding sequence TTGTGTTACGTTGAACCGCCCTGCCGCGGTCAAAGCAATTTTCCCCAGGGCAGGCTGGTGGAGATGGACTCCCTCTCACAGGAGGCGCAGTGGGCTTACACCACCATGCGGGGTACGCACCGGGGCGATTTCATGGGCCTGGCGGCCAGCGGCAAAAAGATCGAAGTCAAGGGCGTCGATATCGTGCGTTTCGCCAACGGCAAGGCGGTCGAACATTGGGGCTGGAATGACGACTACACGATGATGATGCAGCTCGGCATGCTGCCGGCGCCGGGCCAGGAAGGGAAAAAGCAATGGTAA